Genomic window (Spiroplasma sabaudiense Ar-1343):
CCAATTTTGCAAAAGATGCTTTTATAAGGACAAAATATATTTTATAAATTTATTAAAAATCGACTCAATAGAGTCGATTTTTTAATTATGATTAATGATTTAAAAAAACATATTTTTTTGGGTAATTAATATAAGATTTACATTAAAGCAAGTAATAATATAATACTATAAAGTGATTGTGTTTTCAAATTTAAATTATAAAAATCCTGCTATTTTAGAAATTAATTAAAATAATGCGATAAAATAAATGTACTATATTATGAAAGGATTACCATGTATTCAAAAAAACTAATTGAGTCACTAAATAATGACATAAAAACAAATTTTCAGAACTTAAAAGAAATTAGCCCAAATTTTAAAATTACTTTTGAGGGAGTTTCTAGAATGGTTATGTTAGATCGTTATTCTCAAAAGGATTTGGGATTAAAAACTTTAAAAGTTGGCGATCTTGTAATTACAACAATTAAACCCGACCCAGTTTTTCCATCAAGAGGAATTGGTAAAATAATTAAGAAGTTAAAAGATGACCGCTTTCAAATACAAATTGAACCAAGCTATGTTGGGATCATTGATCCAGAACTAACCATTGAAAGTGGTTTGGAAGATGTTGTCATAAAGAATTTAATTGAAATCGATAAACCCCTAGAAATCTTTTGAGAGCAAATTGCTTATCGAGTTGGTCAAGCACTTGGAAGAATTGAAAAAACAGATCAAAAAATAATCAGCGAAAAATTCACCCAAGAACTTGAAAAATTAAATGTTATTCCTGCGGGAAGAGTTTTATTTGGTGCTGGAAGTAATAGTGCTGTAACTTTTTTTAATTGTTATGTAATGCCCTTTATAAAAGATGATCGAGTTGGAATTGCTGAGCATCGACAACAAGTCGCAGAAATAATGAGCCGTGGTGGAGGGGTTGGAACCAATGGTTCAACCTTGCGACCAAGAGGCGCAATTGCTAAGTCTGTTGGAGGAAAGTCTTCTGGATCGGTAAGTTGATTAAATGATTTATCGGGACTAACTCACTTAATTGAGCAAGGTGGTTCACGTCGAGGAGCGCAAATGATTATGATGGCTGATTGACACCCAGACATTATCGAATTCATTATTTCAAAAATGCAAAATACAAATATTTTATTGTGATTGCGTGAACATTCACAGTCACAATTGATTCGCGAACAAGCCAACAACAAATTGCGTTTTAAGCATTTAACTCAAAATGAGCGCAAAATGCACGAAGCCATAATTCAAAATAAAAAAAATATTGATGAAAACATTGTTGGAGACTCAAAAGCAATTTTAAAAGCCGAAGGAGTTTGAACCGTTGCAAATCCTGATTTTTTATCAGGGGCCAATATTTCAGTAACAATTACAGATAAATTTATGTGAGCGGTTGAACGCGATCTTGATTGAGAACTAAAGTTTCCTGACTTAGATTCTTTAGATGCAAAGCAAAAAAACTTCTATGACACAAATTGAGACAAGATGGGTGATGTGTTTGAGTGGGAAAATAAAGATATGCCAACCAAGGTTTATAATAAAATCCCTGCTCGAGACCTTTGAGACCTAATTAATTTCTGTGCAACTTACTCTGCTGAGCCAGGAATATTTTTTATCGATAAAGCAAATAAAATGACTAATGCACAAGGTTATGGAATGAAAGTTGTTGCCACTAATCCTTGTGGAGAGCAACCCTTAGCTCCGTACTCAGTTTGTAATCTAGCGGCGATTAATCTAGAAAACTTTGTAGATAAGCAAAACAAAACAATACTTTATGAAAAATTAGCAGAAACCGTTGCCAACTGTGTTCAAATGCAAGACAACGTTATTGATGCAACTCCTTATTTTTTAGAAGCAAACAAAATTCAAGCTTTAGGAGAACGACGAGTTGGACTTGGGGTAATGGGGCTTCACGACATGCTAATTTGAGCGGGATTGCGATACGGATCTTCTGAGGCCAATAAAGTAGTTGATAAAGTTTTTGAAACAATTTGCTTAAGTGCTTATCGAAAATCAATTGAAATTGCAAAAATAAAGGGATCGTTTCCGTTTTTAAAAAATAAAAAAGAATTTATTAAATCAGGATTCATCCAGTCACTACCCAAAGAAATTCAAAACGATATTGAAAAATATGGAATTCGAAACTCTCACCTTCTAACGGTTGCACCAACGGGATCAACTGGAACAATGGTGGGGGCTTCAACAGGATTAGAACCTTATTTTGCCTTTTCTTACTTTAGATCAGGAAGACTTGGTAAATTTATGGAAGTTAAAGCCCGAATTGTTGAGGAATGATTAAAATATAATCCAGAGTTCATTGATAAACCACTACCAGATATATTTGTTTCTGCTATGGAATTATCACCAGAAGAGCACGCAGATGTGCAATGCATTATTCAACGTTGAGTTGATTCTTCAATTTCAAAAACTGTAAATGCCCCAAAAGGTTATACTGTGAAGCAAGTTGAACAAATTTACAACCGACTATACAAAGGTGGTGCCAAAGGTGGTACAGTTTATGTTGATGGGAGTCGCGACACCCAAGTTTTATCACTAAGTGATGAGGACCAAACAATGGAAGACAATCTTGAAGTTATTTCAGCTAATAAATTAGGCAAACCAGTTGAAGGTGAACAAAAAGTCGGTAATGAAATTGGTGATCTTTGCCCGGTTTGTTCAATCGGTACTTTAATTGATTCGGCTGGATGCGTTACTTGCAACAATTGTGGAGCTCAACTGAAGTGTGGATTATAATCAAGGGTTCATAATGAAAGTTGAGGACTTAACTTGAATCAGCGTGTAAAGCTATTATTCCGCTTAACAATTATTCCAGTATATGCAGCAATGGTTGTTGGTGCAAAAGAAGCTTTGGCTTTAGTGCCAAACATTGAATTAGTAACCTTTTTATTAAGTTTTGCAGCATTGGTCTTTCCTGTTTTAATGGTTCTGGGAATAATTACGGTCTTTACTTTTATTGAGGTTTTTATCTATTCTTATGGTGTGGCAAATTGAATGCTGTTATATTTGGTTGCTTGACCAATGTTAGTTTTAATAGTCTTGCTACTTCGTAAAGCAATTAAGTGAAATTGAATTATTTTTGTTATTATTAACACATTGTTTGGTTTTGCTTTTGGATTAATTGATGCCACTTTGAACTTCTTTGTTTGATTTAATTTTGATTTTCCAGTAACGGTGGCATATTACTTAAGAGGAATTACTTTCGACATAATTCATGGAGTTGGAAATTGTTTGATTTCATTTATTTTATATAAACCTGTAATGTTACTGTGAGAAAGTCATTTAAAAAAATACTTGGGAGGTATTGAAACAATGAAGCAAGAAAAAGGCTATTTTCATATTATTATGGGGGAAGGTAAAGGTAAAACCTCAGCTTTAAATGGAATGGCTCTAAGAGCAATCGGAGACGGCTGAAATGTTAAATACGTCAGATTTTTAAAAAATCGTCCCACTAGCGAAAACAAGGTTTTAAAAAAAGCCAAAATTGTTGTCGAAAATTACTACCATTTTTCAAAAAAATTTATTTGAGAGATGGATGATGCTGAACGTGTAGAATTTAAGGCAGAAACCCAAAAAGGACTTGACCGATTAAAAAAAATTTTTCAAGACAGCAACATTGACATGGTTTTAATTGACGAAGTATTAGGAGCAATTGAAAATAAATTAATTGACGAAGATGAATTTTTACTAATTTTAAAAAATCGCAAACCTAATATTGAAGTTGCGATTTCAGGTCGATACGCATCAGATAATTTAATTAAATATGCTGACTTGGTAAGTAAAATAGAACCCGTAAAACACTACATCGATCAAAATGTGGAATCTAGAAAAGGGATTGAATATTAATGGGTGATAAATTTAAAATTTGAATTTATAGTTCAATTGCAGCAGTTTTCCTAGCTATTTCGGTGGTATTAAATGTTATTTTTATTTCAAAAAATTTACTTTTAAAAGATAGCCTAAATCAAAAAGAAAATATTTTTTTAACCACAATTACCTATGACCGTGATAATAATCTTTTATATGAAAAAACTTTTGTAAATGTTGAGGCCGGTAGTTTTTATGAAATTACCAAAACAGATAACAGTTTTCAATATTCTGACCCGGGCCCTTTCGGGGTAATGTTAGAAAATGTAAAAAATTACGAAAAGGCTAGTAATGAGTATTTTGCAATAACTTCAAGTACTCACGAAAAGTGCGCAGGGAAAGGTTATGATCAAGAAAAAGAACCAAACGCTTGTGAAGTTGGAGCATCATCTTTGATGGTAACTAAACCAGAAACTTTTGTCATTAAATTAATGGCGTTTTAAAATCAAGATAATAAATAAAAACATTTTAGTTTTTATTTATTATTTTTTTTATATAATACATATAGAAAAAAATTTATAAAAAACTAAATATATAATTTTTACTCTATGTGGTAATATAATGGTGTAAAGGCAGGTAGACAAAGATGACACCACATATAGAAGCTAAAAAAGAAGAAATAGCAAAAGTAGTAATTATGCCAGGAGACCCCCTAAGAGCTGAAGTAATTGCTAAGAAATTCTTAACCGATTACAAACTAGTAAATAAAGTTAGAAATATGTTTATGTATACTGGAAAGTACAATGGCACAGAAGTAACTATCGCGGGAAGCGGAATGGGTTGTGCAAGTATTGGGATTTATTCGTATGAATTATTTAAGTTTTATGATGTAGATAGTATTATTCGAGTTGGTTCAGCTGGAGCATATAGCCCTAATTTAAAAATTTATGACATTGTAAATACAACAATTGCTTTTGGGGAATCACCATTTCCTAAACTTGCAGCTGGAATTGACAGTAACGAAATTTTGGCAAGCAAAAAACTATATGATTTGATAAACCAAACCGCTAAAGAAAATAATATTAAAGTAACTCCAGCACGAGTTCATTCAAGTGATGTATTTTACCGTAAAACAGACTCGATGGCTTATGCTAAAGAAAATAATTTGGACTGTGTAGAAATGGAATCTTTAGCATTATTTGCAAATGCTGTGGAAACTAAAAAAAATGCAGCATGTCTACTAACTATCTCAGACAGCTTTGTGACAAAAGAAGTGACAACAGCAGAAGAGCGTCAAAATAACTTTATGGATATGATTAAGATTGCTTTAGAAACAGCAACAAAGCTGTAAATAAATGAAGCTTTTAGCATTAGAATCAAGTTGCGATGAATTAAGCATCGCAATTTTAGATAATGGCAAAATTTTAAGTAACATTATTTCGAGCCAAATTGAAAGACATAAGGAATTTGGGGGAGTAGTGCCTGAACTTGCAGCGCGGCTACACTTAGAAAATTTGGACTGAGTAATTAGCTCCGCTTTAAAAAAAGCCAAAATTGAAATCGACGCAATCGACGCAATCGCATATACCCAAGCACCTGGTCTTATCGGCAGTTTAATTGTTGGTAAAATTATTGCTGAAACCATTGCAATGTATTTAAATAAGCCACTAATCCCTTGCGATCACATCCAGGGTCATATTTATGGTGCAAGTATTGATAATGAATTTGTCTATCCTGTTTTAGCTATGGTTGTTAGTGGAGGTCACACACAAATTGAATTGATTAATTCAGTTACAGACTATCAAATTATTGGCCAAACTCAAGATGACGCAATCGGAGAATGTTATGATAAAGTTGCTCGTTATTTAGGATTACCTTATCCAGGGGGTCCTGAAATTGATAGACTAGCTGCAAGTGGCAACTCTCAAATTTATCCACTACCAATTCCAAAAACAACTCAAGAATTTGACTTCTCTTATTCAGGATTGAAAACCGCTGCAATAAATTTAATTAATAAAATTAAGCAAAAAGGCGAAGAAGTTGATATCAATAATTTTGCAGCTTCATTCCAAGATGTTGCGGTTAAAACAATTATCCAAAAATTTGATTTAGCAATTAAAAAATACCAGCCCAAAACAATAACTGTTGCTGGAGGAGTTAGTGCTAATTCTTTAATTCGTCAAGAAATTCAAAGATTGGGTAATGAAAATCAAGTTCCAAATATAATTATTCCAAAAATGGAGTATTGTACCGATAATGCGGCAATGATTGGAAAATTAGCACAAGAATTAATAAATATTTCCAAATAATTGATATAATAGTTGTATAAAGAATTTTTAGAAGGAGGTATTTGTATGAGGTCATTTTTAGTAAAATTAGCTACAATCGATGAAAATATTTTAACTAGTCGAGAAACGCAAATTGTTGAGTATATTAAAGCGAATTTACACGAAATTGTAAACAGTAATATGAAGATTGAAAGACTAGCACAAGAAGTGGGAACGGGTTATAGTGCAATCTATGGACTTTTAAATAAGCTAAACATTAGAGGATATCGAGACTTTTCGATTTCGCTTTCAAATGATGCAGATTCTCAAGAAATCGAAGTAGCTAAAAATGATGAAAATGTTGCAGCGAGCTATATAAACTTAATTAAACAAAACTACTCTTTAATAGAAAAGCGCGCTATTTTTGATTCATTAAAACTACTAAGAAAGTCACAAAGAATTTTTATTTGTTATTGAGAAAACTCTCTTATGGGTCCTGCACAAGTTTTAGAGAACTTTTTATATAAAGAAAAATTAAATTGTTACTTAATGGATAATGACTGAGATACACTAGTTGATCGCGTTGAAACATTAAGAGAAGACGATTTATTCATTTTTTATACAAAATATGGTCAATCAAAACACCTTGAAAGAATCATGGAAAAAATTAAGGATAAAAATGGAGATATAATTTATATTTCTGGAAGAGTTTCAAATCCTGAAATTGCTCGAATGGCAAACTCATCACACACTTTAATTATTGAAAATTATGAATCAACTCAATTTAATAGCTATGTATCCCAATCGGTTCCGTTTCACTATTTCAATGATTTATTTATTTATCATTTTGTGAATACATCAAATCAAGAAAGAACCGATTAAGGTTCTTTTTTAAAAGGAGAAAATAATGGAAATATTAAAATTACAACCCTTTTATAGCGAGCGTCTGTGGGGTGGACAAAAGTTAAAGACTTTAGGATTTGACATTCCTGCGGATAAAAAAATAGGTGAGGCCTGAATAATTTCTGCCCATGAAAATGGAATGTCTTACATAACTACACCAGGAAAATACCAAGGCTTATCTTTGAAAGAGTTATTTACTAAGCATACAAAATTATTTGGTTCTGGTTATAGCGAATACCCATTGCTGGTTAAAATAATCACTGC
Coding sequences:
- a CDS encoding MurR/RpiR family transcriptional regulator, translating into MRSFLVKLATIDENILTSRETQIVEYIKANLHEIVNSNMKIERLAQEVGTGYSAIYGLLNKLNIRGYRDFSISLSNDADSQEIEVAKNDENVAASYINLIKQNYSLIEKRAIFDSLKLLRKSQRIFICYWENSLMGPAQVLENFLYKEKLNCYLMDNDWDTLVDRVETLREDDLFIFYTKYGQSKHLERIMEKIKDKNGDIIYISGRVSNPEIARMANSSHTLIIENYESTQFNSYVSQSVPFHYFNDLFIYHFVNTSNQERTD
- a CDS encoding vitamin B12-dependent ribonucleotide reductase encodes the protein MYSKKLIESLNNDIKTNFQNLKEISPNFKITFEGVSRMVMLDRYSQKDLGLKTLKVGDLVITTIKPDPVFPSRGIGKIIKKLKDDRFQIQIEPSYVGIIDPELTIESGLEDVVIKNLIEIDKPLEIFWEQIAYRVGQALGRIEKTDQKIISEKFTQELEKLNVIPAGRVLFGAGSNSAVTFFNCYVMPFIKDDRVGIAEHRQQVAEIMSRGGGVGTNGSTLRPRGAIAKSVGGKSSGSVSWLNDLSGLTHLIEQGGSRRGAQMIMMADWHPDIIEFIISKMQNTNILLWLREHSQSQLIREQANNKLRFKHLTQNERKMHEAIIQNKKNIDENIVGDSKAILKAEGVWTVANPDFLSGANISVTITDKFMWAVERDLDWELKFPDLDSLDAKQKNFYDTNWDKMGDVFEWENKDMPTKVYNKIPARDLWDLINFCATYSAEPGIFFIDKANKMTNAQGYGMKVVATNPCGEQPLAPYSVCNLAAINLENFVDKQNKTILYEKLAETVANCVQMQDNVIDATPYFLEANKIQALGERRVGLGVMGLHDMLIWAGLRYGSSEANKVVDKVFETICLSAYRKSIEIAKIKGSFPFLKNKKEFIKSGFIQSLPKEIQNDIEKYGIRNSHLLTVAPTGSTGTMVGASTGLEPYFAFSYFRSGRLGKFMEVKARIVEEWLKYNPEFIDKPLPDIFVSAMELSPEEHADVQCIIQRWVDSSISKTVNAPKGYTVKQVEQIYNRLYKGGAKGGTVYVDGSRDTQVLSLSDEDQTMEDNLEVISANKLGKPVEGEQKVGNEIGDLCPVCSIGTLIDSAGCVTCNNCGAQLKCGL
- the deoD gene encoding purine-nucleoside phosphorylase, whose amino-acid sequence is MTPHIEAKKEEIAKVVIMPGDPLRAEVIAKKFLTDYKLVNKVRNMFMYTGKYNGTEVTIAGSGMGCASIGIYSYELFKFYDVDSIIRVGSAGAYSPNLKIYDIVNTTIAFGESPFPKLAAGIDSNEILASKKLYDLINQTAKENNIKVTPARVHSSDVFYRKTDSMAYAKENNLDCVEMESLALFANAVETKKNAACLLTISDSFVTKEVTTAEERQNNFMDMIKIALETATKL
- a CDS encoding cob(I)yrinic acid a,c-diamide adenosyltransferase; this encodes MNQRVKLLFRLTIIPVYAAMVVGAKEALALVPNIELVTFLLSFAALVFPVLMVLGIITVFTFIEVFIYSYGVANWMLLYLVAWPMLVLIVLLLRKAIKWNWIIFVIINTLFGFAFGLIDATLNFFVWFNFDFPVTVAYYLRGITFDIIHGVGNCLISFILYKPVMLLWESHLKKYLGGIETMKQEKGYFHIIMGEGKGKTSALNGMALRAIGDGWNVKYVRFLKNRPTSENKVLKKAKIVVENYYHFSKKFIWEMDDAERVEFKAETQKGLDRLKKIFQDSNIDMVLIDEVLGAIENKLIDEDEFLLILKNRKPNIEVAISGRYASDNLIKYADLVSKIEPVKHYIDQNVESRKGIEY
- the tsaD gene encoding tRNA (adenosine(37)-N6)-threonylcarbamoyltransferase complex transferase subunit TsaD, with amino-acid sequence MKLLALESSCDELSIAILDNGKILSNIISSQIERHKEFGGVVPELAARLHLENLDWVISSALKKAKIEIDAIDAIAYTQAPGLIGSLIVGKIIAETIAMYLNKPLIPCDHIQGHIYGASIDNEFVYPVLAMVVSGGHTQIELINSVTDYQIIGQTQDDAIGECYDKVARYLGLPYPGGPEIDRLAASGNSQIYPLPIPKTTQEFDFSYSGLKTAAINLINKIKQKGEEVDINNFAASFQDVAVKTIIQKFDLAIKKYQPKTITVAGGVSANSLIRQEIQRLGNENQVPNIIIPKMEYCTDNAAMIGKLAQELINISK